The following proteins come from a genomic window of Micromonospora zamorensis:
- a CDS encoding prolyl oligopeptidase family serine peptidase, whose product MSVRTEVPGTARRARPVGHRPAPPLPPGEDHAPAPSPDGRRVAFLSDRAGAPGVWVRDVDAAEAVALPTGDDPVLALSWSPDGQWLACVVAPGGAPRTELWVLRPDGSRRRQVAGFGRRSAALAGWLPEGAVLMVTETDEHARAVLVDAGTGHRRVLAEGDLLTLLDVTPDVGIALLRRGPRNARWLEVLDVATGVRRRLFPDTGQGSTDQGWFGADGTSVLARTDAFSELAALVRVDLTRPEQPPTRLAGRPDAELEQAVPSADGRRVALLWNTYGGRSEMSLLDLASGVQRAVVAPGEVLDDAVFAAGGDLLCVTAQGPVQPREVWLVDPTSGALRPLRPDTGVARTGDGGVAPHLVDLRARDGLPLSGWLYRPAGPGPWPTAISLHGGPEAQERPCYNPLFQALVAQGIAVFAPNVRGSSGFGRSFVAADNLAGRYGAIADVAACADFLVDSGVARPGQLGCLGRSYGGYLVLAVLVNFPGLFAAGVAECGISDFHTFYAGTEPWIAAAAVSKYGDPQRDAELLRDLSPMTHLDRLDVPVMLIHGANDTNVPAGESAQVAQALAARDVPHGHLVLAGEGHDFLTRANAEAARTATTAWLTRHLAAATTTVG is encoded by the coding sequence ATGAGCGTACGGACCGAGGTGCCGGGCACCGCCCGACGGGCCCGACCCGTCGGCCACCGGCCGGCACCGCCGCTGCCTCCCGGCGAGGACCACGCGCCCGCGCCGTCCCCCGACGGTCGCCGGGTGGCGTTCCTCTCCGACCGGGCCGGCGCGCCGGGCGTCTGGGTCCGCGACGTCGACGCCGCCGAGGCTGTCGCGCTGCCCACCGGCGACGACCCGGTGCTCGCGCTGAGTTGGTCCCCGGACGGGCAGTGGCTGGCCTGTGTCGTCGCCCCCGGCGGCGCTCCCCGCACCGAGCTGTGGGTGCTGCGCCCGGACGGGTCACGACGCCGCCAGGTCGCCGGGTTCGGCCGTCGCAGCGCCGCGTTGGCCGGCTGGCTGCCCGAGGGTGCGGTCCTGATGGTCACCGAGACCGACGAGCACGCCCGGGCCGTCCTGGTCGACGCGGGCACCGGGCACCGGCGGGTGCTCGCCGAGGGTGACCTGCTCACGCTCCTGGACGTCACCCCGGACGTCGGCATCGCCCTGCTGCGCCGCGGCCCGCGCAACGCGCGCTGGCTGGAGGTGCTCGACGTGGCCACCGGCGTTCGACGGCGACTGTTCCCGGACACCGGCCAGGGCAGCACCGACCAGGGCTGGTTCGGAGCGGACGGGACCAGCGTGCTGGCCCGCACCGACGCGTTCTCGGAACTCGCCGCGCTGGTGCGGGTCGACCTGACCCGACCGGAGCAGCCGCCGACCCGGCTCGCCGGACGACCGGACGCCGAGTTGGAGCAGGCCGTGCCGAGCGCCGACGGGCGGCGGGTCGCGCTGCTGTGGAACACCTACGGTGGCCGCAGTGAGATGAGCCTGCTCGACCTCGCCAGCGGCGTGCAGCGGGCCGTGGTGGCACCGGGCGAGGTGCTCGACGACGCCGTCTTCGCCGCCGGCGGTGACCTGCTCTGCGTCACCGCGCAGGGGCCGGTGCAGCCTCGGGAGGTCTGGCTGGTGGACCCGACGAGCGGGGCGCTGCGGCCGCTGCGCCCGGACACCGGTGTGGCGCGTACGGGCGACGGCGGGGTCGCGCCGCACCTCGTCGACCTGCGTGCCCGCGACGGGTTGCCGCTCTCCGGCTGGCTCTACCGCCCCGCCGGGCCGGGTCCCTGGCCGACCGCCATCAGTCTGCACGGAGGCCCGGAGGCGCAGGAACGTCCCTGCTACAACCCGTTGTTCCAGGCTCTCGTCGCGCAGGGCATCGCCGTGTTCGCGCCGAACGTGCGCGGCTCGTCCGGCTTCGGCCGGTCCTTCGTCGCGGCCGACAACCTCGCCGGCCGGTACGGCGCGATCGCCGACGTGGCGGCCTGCGCGGACTTCCTCGTCGACAGCGGCGTCGCCCGGCCCGGCCAGCTCGGCTGTCTGGGTCGTTCCTACGGTGGTTACCTGGTCCTCGCCGTGCTGGTGAACTTCCCCGGGCTGTTCGCCGCGGGGGTCGCCGAGTGCGGGATCTCCGACTTCCACACCTTCTACGCCGGCACCGAGCCGTGGATCGCCGCCGCCGCCGTCAGCAAGTACGGCGACCCGCAGCGCGACGCGGAACTGCTGCGTGACCTCTCGCCGATGACCCACCTCGACCGGCTCGACGTGCCGGTGATGCTCATCCACGGCGCCAACGACACCAACGTGCCGGCGGGCGAGTCGGCGCAGGTGGCGCAGGCCCTCGCCGCCCGGGACGTGCCGCACGGGCACCTGGTGCTCGCCGGCGAGGGGCACGACTTCCTGACGCGCGCCAACGCCGAGGCGGCGCGTACGGCCACCACCGCCTGGCTGACCCGGCACCTCGCCGCGGCCACGACCACCGTCGGCTGA
- a CDS encoding N-acetylglutaminylglutamine amidotransferase, whose protein sequence is MCGIGGEFRFDGTPPDMAAVERMLPALASRGPDGEGRWQQGPAALVHRRLRIIDLSDAGAQPMVDDELGLAVVFNGCIYNYRELRDELITAGYSFRSTSDTEVILKAYHRWGTACVERFYGMFAFALVEMATHTLVLARDRLGIKPLYLAEGPGRVRFASTLPALLAAGDVDTDLDPVALHHYMSFHSVVPPPRTILAGVRKLPPATVRVITASGRSTDTLYWRPEFTRAAADPMSADEWQERLMAALRTAVRRRMVADVPVGVLLSGGLDSSLIVALLAEQGQTGLATFSIGFEAAAGESGDEFHYSDLVARHFGTDHHQIRIGASRFVPAVHDAIAAMSEPMVSHDCVAFHLLSEEVSQRITVVQSGQGADEILAGYDWYPPMANVARADAVEAYARVFFDRRHDALGGHLAPEWMLDHDASLEFVAAHFAAPGADTALDAALRQDSLVMLVDDPVKRVDNMTMAWGLEARVPFLDHEVVELAAACPPGMKLAQGGKGVLKAASRGIVPDAVIDRPKGYFPVPAIRHLSGPLLDDVRDALTARPARERGLFRKDYLEELLDAPNARRTTLGSNALWQLGLLELWLQRIGV, encoded by the coding sequence ATGTGCGGTATCGGAGGCGAGTTCCGCTTCGACGGGACGCCACCGGACATGGCGGCCGTCGAGCGGATGCTCCCCGCCCTGGCCTCCCGTGGCCCGGACGGTGAGGGCCGGTGGCAGCAGGGGCCGGCGGCCCTGGTGCACCGACGGCTGCGCATCATCGACCTCTCCGACGCGGGCGCCCAGCCGATGGTCGACGACGAGCTGGGTCTGGCCGTCGTCTTCAACGGCTGCATCTACAACTACCGGGAGCTGCGCGACGAGCTGATCACCGCCGGTTACTCCTTCCGGTCCACCTCGGACACCGAGGTGATCCTCAAGGCGTACCACCGGTGGGGGACGGCCTGCGTCGAACGGTTCTACGGAATGTTCGCGTTCGCCCTGGTGGAGATGGCCACGCACACCCTGGTGCTGGCCCGCGACCGGCTCGGCATCAAGCCGCTCTACCTGGCCGAGGGGCCGGGGCGGGTCCGCTTCGCCTCCACCCTGCCGGCGTTGCTCGCCGCCGGTGACGTGGACACCGACCTCGACCCGGTGGCGCTGCACCACTACATGAGCTTCCACTCGGTGGTGCCCCCGCCGCGCACGATCCTCGCCGGGGTCCGCAAGCTCCCACCGGCGACCGTGCGGGTGATCACCGCATCCGGCCGGAGCACCGACACGCTGTACTGGCGGCCGGAGTTCACCAGGGCCGCGGCCGATCCGATGTCCGCCGACGAGTGGCAGGAACGGCTCATGGCGGCGTTGCGCACCGCCGTACGCCGACGGATGGTCGCCGACGTGCCGGTCGGCGTACTGCTCTCCGGTGGCCTCGACTCCAGCCTGATCGTCGCCCTGCTGGCCGAGCAGGGCCAGACCGGACTGGCCACCTTCAGCATCGGCTTCGAGGCGGCGGCGGGGGAGAGCGGGGACGAGTTCCACTACTCCGATCTGGTGGCCCGTCACTTCGGCACCGACCACCACCAGATCCGCATCGGCGCGAGCCGGTTCGTCCCCGCCGTGCACGACGCCATCGCCGCGATGAGCGAGCCGATGGTCAGCCACGACTGCGTCGCGTTCCACCTGCTGTCCGAGGAGGTCTCGCAGCGGATCACGGTGGTCCAGTCCGGGCAGGGCGCCGACGAGATCCTGGCCGGCTACGACTGGTACCCGCCGATGGCCAACGTAGCCAGGGCGGACGCCGTCGAGGCGTACGCCCGGGTGTTCTTCGACCGTCGTCACGACGCGCTCGGCGGGCACCTGGCGCCGGAGTGGATGCTCGACCACGACGCGAGCCTGGAGTTCGTGGCCGCCCACTTCGCCGCACCGGGCGCGGACACCGCGCTGGACGCGGCCCTGCGGCAGGACAGCCTGGTGATGCTGGTCGACGACCCGGTCAAGCGGGTGGACAACATGACGATGGCCTGGGGGCTGGAAGCCCGGGTGCCGTTCCTCGACCACGAGGTCGTCGAGCTGGCCGCCGCCTGCCCACCGGGGATGAAGCTGGCGCAGGGCGGCAAGGGCGTGCTGAAGGCGGCGAGTCGGGGCATCGTCCCGGACGCGGTGATCGACCGGCCGAAGGGCTACTTTCCGGTGCCCGCCATCCGGCACCTCTCCGGCCCGCTGCTCGACGACGTGCGCGACGCGCTGACCGCCCGGCCGGCCCGCGAGCGGGGCCTGTTCCGCAAGGACTACCTGGAGGAGTTGCTGGACGCGCCCAACGCCCGGCGGACCACGCTGGGTTCCAACGCGCTCTGGCAACTCGGGTTGCTGGAGCTCTGGTTGCAGCGGATCGGGGTTTAG
- a CDS encoding carboxylate--amine ligase/circularly permuted type 2 ATP-grasp protein — MADNTTNVPTFDGSMGRSGNGRTLPTPRTNPVASLDDGDPADLATIGVEEEFHVVDLHTRELVPRAGELLDRLPATSFTAELHRSVVETNTAVCRTLDEIRDELTRLRQLAVRVADRAGLGIVAAGTVPLRADGDPSVTPTSRYRRMLDEYQLLAREQLICGAQVHVGVSDRDLAVAVTRRVQPWLPVLLALSTSSPYWMGQDSGYASVRSLVWQRWPTAGDPGEVTSAADHEALVAELISSETITDPAMIYFDVRPSAHVPTVELRITDANSDVETIVLLTGLFRALVRREVAALRAGVERTGVRPPVLRAAVWRAARSGLEGDLLDLPRSARPVPAAEAVRRLVTDLRPQLEATGDWEQVSELTRHALERGSSAARQRRAYERRGRLADVVDLLLDETRGRVRGPLPGVSPLPVLPTYTDSSDEVFGPGGPEPSYRPLLAALRGLGAGGLRQRENDRDEEQRARGVTFSVAGEASTRLFPVDLVPRVVPAADWRTLRTGLVQRARALDAFLRDVYADRAVVADGVVPAWVVESSPGLRPTGALMGRRGTRAQVSGTDLVRDPDGGWYVLEDNLRVPSGIGYAVQNRRLTQAVLPELPVPADLLPADETPAMLYRALVAAAPAAADDPAVVVLSSGPGDPAWFEHRLLADEMGVPLTETNDLLVEDGRVRLVREGCRREVDVIYLRMDEEALLHAPGADGVPLGWPLLAAVHAGRLTLANALGNGVGDDKALYAYVPRLIEYYLGEKALLGDVPTYLCGLPEQRAEVLGRLDELVLKPVDGYGGDRVVIGPRAEAEELDAVREQILAAPHRWIAQEMIALTTHPVFDGTALAPRHVDLRAFVFLGDTAEVAPVALTRVAPAGSMIVNSSRGGGSKDTWLLGGDERPSV, encoded by the coding sequence CCGGGCCGGGGAACTGCTCGACCGGCTGCCGGCGACCTCGTTCACCGCGGAACTGCACCGCAGCGTGGTGGAGACCAACACCGCGGTCTGTCGCACCCTCGACGAGATCCGCGACGAGCTGACCAGGCTGCGTCAGCTCGCCGTCCGGGTCGCGGACCGGGCCGGGCTGGGCATCGTGGCGGCCGGTACGGTGCCGCTGCGCGCCGACGGGGACCCGAGCGTCACCCCCACCTCCCGCTACCGGCGGATGCTCGACGAATACCAGCTGCTCGCCCGGGAGCAGTTGATCTGTGGCGCGCAGGTGCACGTCGGGGTGTCCGACCGGGATCTCGCGGTGGCCGTCACCCGCCGGGTCCAGCCGTGGCTGCCGGTCCTGCTCGCCCTCTCCACCAGCTCGCCGTACTGGATGGGTCAGGACAGTGGTTACGCCAGCGTCCGGTCGCTGGTCTGGCAACGCTGGCCCACGGCGGGGGACCCGGGCGAGGTGACCAGCGCCGCGGACCACGAGGCTCTGGTCGCCGAGCTGATCTCCTCCGAGACCATCACCGACCCTGCCATGATCTATTTCGACGTCCGGCCGTCGGCCCACGTGCCCACAGTGGAGCTGCGGATCACCGACGCCAACTCCGACGTGGAGACCATCGTCCTGCTCACCGGCCTGTTCCGGGCGCTCGTCCGGCGGGAGGTCGCCGCGCTGCGAGCCGGGGTCGAGCGCACCGGCGTACGGCCACCGGTGCTGCGCGCCGCCGTGTGGCGGGCGGCCCGGTCCGGGCTGGAGGGTGACCTGCTCGACCTGCCCCGCTCGGCCCGGCCGGTGCCGGCCGCCGAGGCGGTCCGCCGCCTGGTGACCGACCTGCGTCCGCAGTTGGAGGCGACCGGCGACTGGGAGCAGGTCAGCGAGCTGACCCGTCACGCGCTGGAACGCGGCAGCTCCGCCGCCCGACAGCGGCGGGCGTACGAGCGGCGCGGCCGGTTGGCCGACGTGGTCGACCTGCTCCTCGACGAGACCCGGGGCCGGGTCCGGGGGCCACTGCCCGGAGTGTCGCCGCTGCCCGTCCTGCCCACGTACACCGACTCGTCCGACGAGGTCTTCGGGCCCGGCGGGCCGGAGCCCTCGTACCGTCCGTTGCTGGCCGCCCTGCGCGGCCTCGGCGCCGGCGGCCTGCGTCAACGGGAGAACGACCGGGACGAGGAGCAGCGGGCCCGCGGTGTGACGTTCAGCGTTGCCGGTGAGGCGAGCACCCGGCTCTTCCCCGTCGACCTGGTGCCGCGCGTCGTGCCCGCCGCCGACTGGCGGACCCTGCGCACCGGCCTGGTGCAGCGCGCCCGCGCCCTCGACGCGTTCCTGCGGGACGTCTACGCGGACCGGGCCGTGGTGGCCGACGGCGTCGTGCCGGCATGGGTGGTGGAATCCTCGCCCGGTCTGCGCCCGACCGGGGCGCTGATGGGCCGGCGGGGAACCCGCGCCCAGGTGTCCGGCACCGATCTCGTCCGGGACCCGGATGGCGGCTGGTACGTGCTGGAGGACAACCTGCGGGTGCCCTCCGGAATCGGCTACGCGGTGCAGAACCGCCGGTTGACCCAGGCGGTGCTGCCGGAGCTGCCGGTGCCGGCCGATCTGCTGCCCGCCGACGAGACACCGGCGATGCTGTACCGGGCGCTGGTCGCCGCCGCGCCTGCGGCTGCCGACGATCCCGCCGTGGTGGTGCTCAGCAGCGGTCCCGGTGATCCCGCGTGGTTCGAGCACCGGCTGCTCGCCGACGAGATGGGCGTGCCCCTGACCGAGACCAACGACCTGCTGGTGGAGGACGGCCGGGTCCGGCTGGTCCGCGAGGGCTGCCGCCGCGAGGTGGACGTGATCTACCTGCGGATGGACGAGGAGGCGCTGCTGCACGCGCCGGGCGCCGACGGGGTGCCGCTGGGCTGGCCGCTGCTCGCCGCGGTGCACGCCGGGCGGCTCACGTTGGCCAACGCGCTGGGCAACGGTGTCGGCGACGACAAGGCGCTGTACGCGTACGTGCCCCGGCTGATCGAGTACTACCTGGGCGAGAAGGCTCTGCTGGGGGACGTGCCCACGTACCTGTGCGGGCTGCCCGAGCAGCGGGCCGAGGTGCTGGGGCGGCTCGACGAGTTGGTGCTCAAGCCGGTCGACGGGTACGGCGGCGACCGGGTGGTGATCGGCCCCCGGGCCGAGGCGGAGGAGCTGGACGCCGTCCGGGAGCAGATCCTCGCGGCCCCGCACCGGTGGATCGCCCAGGAGATGATCGCGTTGACCACCCACCCGGTCTTCGACGGCACGGCTCTCGCCCCCCGTCACGTCGACCTGCGGGCCTTCGTGTTCCTCGGCGACACCGCCGAGGTCGCGCCGGTCGCGCTGACCCGGGTCGCGCCGGCCGGCAGCATGATCGTCAACTCGTCCCGAGGCGGCGGGTCCAAGGACACCTGGCTGCTCGGTGGAGACGAACGGCCGTCGGTGTAA